TGTGGAACTTGAAGTGAATCCCGAGTTGAGAAAAAGGTGAGTTAACTGATGAGTTATTCatttaatcaccaaaatgttttcaattGACTGAAGAAGTAACCAACTGTGACAGCAGTTATATGTCTGATGAATTATCTAACTAAGACTAATGGATTTTTCCCTCCTCTCACAGGCTAAGCATATGGCTTGGAAGCAGATTGAGACGGGATCTTGACAGTGTATCACTAGAGCAGACCGCAGAGTCTGAGCAGTATGTCAGACCAGAGGATATCAGGGATACTTTGCTGCCACATTCCAGGTAAGATACTGGTCGTGCAATCCTGAAAAGCCACTTGATTATTGTATACCTTTTTGCTATTTAATTGCTTGTAGTAAAAAAAGGAATGCAGATTCAAGAAGTGCAAACTGAGGTGTTAACAATTCAGGAATGAACAGCATGATTAATGTCCTCTTCTTTTGTCCAGCAGCACTGACATCAAAGTCCGAACCAAGAGGTCTAGTAGAACCTCAGCCAACCAGTCGAGAAGACAAGGTTGTTCGCTGGGCACTTGCACAGTACACGATCTGGTACACCGCCTGCACCagataaatgtcacatttaaggCCGAGACTGCCCCTGTTGACAAGATCAGCCCGCAGGGATACGGCAGGAGGCGTCGGTCTCTTCCAGTGCGCAGAGCCACACTGAGGCTAGAGCAGGGCAGGCTGAGGCCCGTGTGGAGCACAAGTGACTCACAAGTTCACAAGCTTGAGGCTCTCCTGAAACGGACATGAGCGGGACTTTGCAAGAAGAGTTGGGAACAAAAGTGAGGGAGCAGCTCAGAGCGAGCGTCCTCTGTTCTAAGATTCTCGAAATGCCTCAAACTTCTGCCAAGTATTCTCCAGCGCATTTGTTCCAGCCATGAGGACTGAGTCAGAGCAAGACTGGCTGCAGCTGAGTTTCTCTAAAGCCTGAGCCTTGCAGCTCAGCGATGCAGAGTTTTCACACTACTGCAGCTGCCTTATAGACACTGGATGGCACATTGTGGAGCAAACTACAGGTGCTGCTCTCTGCTTGGCAGAGGTAAAGGAAGAGTGCTAATACCTGGTAAAGTGGACACATCCTCTGGCCTAAAGAGGGAACTCTCTTCTAATATTCTGGGACTTCACATACTTGTTCCTCAAGGCCAGGACTTTGATAAGTGCTATCTCTAAGGATTATACCACCATGTTCCATCAAACTGTCAGTACTTGTCTGCACTTTTCCATTTGGACTTAGAGTCAAATGAATCATCAGGAAAAACATCTTCATCACAATGCCAAACAAGAAGATAGGCTACAGAGCTCTGAAGCTCTCAGTTTATATCAAGCTTTGGACACTGTATAAGGGAAAATGCCTTAGATTCTGTGAGATATGTGCCAATCCACAATGGATTGAAATATACTTGAAAATGTTATTAtttgtacaaaaacatgtgcaatctatatttgtttttattgcaggatatgtgtatatatgaattcctttatttaaatattatatagAGGTTACATTAAAGTACTTATGCAGATAGAACTATTTTTGTACAGGAAGAAATATATATGGGCATTGTAGCTATTTGTCATTATTCTTTTGCAAACTGTGGTAATAGGAAATATGTTTTATAggttatatattatatatttgtaAATGTGTTCTATTTTATTTGTGTCGAAGCAATAACATTGTCATTCAATAAACATTTTGCATACAAAATCTACACCTTGTTCAGACCTCCTTTACTCCCTGTTCTTGTAAATTGAATGTGGCATTTCTATTGTCTGAGGCGCATAGCAAGACATAGAGCACCTGGTCTCTGTTAAGTGATTACAGGTTCTCATTAGGGCCTCTCCTCCTCTCACCACATTCCCCTAGTTATGAACCCCCTCAGCCCCCATACccccctaaaaaaaaaaggacagacaGGGTGCCAGGCGCATTCCTGCTAGGTTGAGCTCATATTTGTTGGCTCACCCCACACCACAAAGCAGCCCTAAAGCCATCAGAGAAGGCTGAGGCTTTAGCTCCATCTGTATTCAATGGTAGACGGTTGGGACACAAGGAGACTGATGCGGGGGGTTCCGGTCTAGCATTCCTACGCGAgcatcacaaacacattcacactcaAGCACACCCGAGACTGAACACCACTGAACCACTGTGGATCTCTTCACTTCACACATTATCAcccctttttcacatttttggaaagTTCAGGCTACACCACCCAAGATGTGCATATATTACAGTTTCCTCATTAGGCCGTGTTGCATTTCTGCCTATAAATTCAAACCAGTCTCACAGTGTAAAAGGTGCAGCATGAATATTTGCCAGTTTGGTATGCAGTAGTGGGGAAAATGTGGGTCTAACTCTGCACAGAGTAATGAACCATGAGGACCCAATGAAGAAAGGTGAGAGGATGGCGTTTTATCTTCTCTGCAGAATTCACAATGAAATATACACCTTACAATgacatatgtatatatttactATAATGGCCCAGAACAGGAGTTTTGGAAATGGTATAAAGTCAAATTAACTGCATTAAAGTAAGACATTAATTGCTACCTGTTGGTGCCTTTTGTACTCCATATAACCATGACACTCAGTGTTTCCTAAAAGCACCACCTGGATGTTTCTTCTGATTTTCTAAATTCCTTGTAAATCATATAGGTAATGAAAGCTATACCCATGAttaaacaacattaaatgagGCTTAAGACTATTAATCGAGCTAGAGGCTATGAGGATCAGGACTGTTATTACGTGTTCTCTATTGCCATCTAGAGATAATGGGTGggtaaaacaacaaacattaatgCTTTTACATTCTTGCTATGAttatgatttttctgttaaACCCAATATCTGAATGAACCACTTAGCTGTGTTACAAGTGTAGGTCCTGTCTATCAATTCAACCTTATATCAAGCACCTTTACAGGAACAATATCAAATTTAACACCTTGTCTTGTAaataatgaatttttttttttaaatgtattttcatcTTAAGCAATACTGCAAGACAATGTTGGTTCACTCTTACTATATACTGTGAATTTCTATCATTCATGCAGTGAATTGCATTGCATTACAGACAagcttcactgctgtgtttgGTTGTTCTCTTGCATGAAGTGATGTATAATTAGAAAATGAGGCTCAAATGTCACTTTAATTAAAGATGGGGATTTTAGGAGGGTCAGACTTGCTTTGTGCTTTGACTAATTCCTTAAGTATAGCTTTAGGGTTAATTTAATTCTCACAATGTATAGTAGCTATCAAATGTCACTAAGACACCTGCCCCACAAATGACTTAGTAGCATGAGGGCATTAGCAAATACTATAAAGaaactaaaacacaacaaatatgcCATCTAGTGGCTGAATAAATTGCATGTATTTCTACAGTCTGAATAGGAATTCAGTTACTGTACAACAtcattattgtaaaaaaataaattaaaaatagaataactAACTTGTCTCATTCTAAGAATAGAGTGAATGATCTACTCGGTGTACTCTCTAAGTATGTGAAGGTGTCACTACTCCAGTAAGCCAATCAGCTGGTGACGCCAGTGACGTGATGATAGTATCAACAAACTGATCAGTCTCGGTCAACGGGTAAAAAATAATACCCACTTTCCCAGATCACTGTAGGCTAAGCTgcaggttttttatttttattttttccccaaagcTACCTACAGACAGGTAGTgactgtaatattttaaaaccCACTCTTTCCAGCAAGATGTCAGCTACGATACAGTCAccatttttaatgttattgcCAAAATGTAAGTGAGTGAAAAAGGACTGTCTGGAGCAATACTATTGTCAATCAAAATGATACATGCCTAGGACTAAAAGTCAGTCCTCTAAAGCTGGCTCTAAAAGTAACCTGATAACCTGAGCCGAGAGGATTAGCCTCATAATCTCAAATACTGTCAGGCTAAAACAGGGACGCTGGTTCCCCTGCTGCTTCAGGCCAAAGTAGTAAATCTGGGTGCTGTTTTCGATGCACTGTGTTGAGTTGTACAATACTAATGCTGTACTGCAAGAATGCTTATTCTGCTCTGCACAGGTATCAGAAAAAGAGCTTTGATTTGCCCATGGGCCTCTACAAAACATGTATAATACTTACAGTATAGAAAGCCTGAAATTTTAGTTTCTTTGCAAAATCCATGCAATAATAGAGACACTAACTGCTGAGTTAAATCGGGATTAATGAAATGTAATTGTCTGTATCTCAGTAGAATAACTAGAATTATCAAGACAGAAGTGAATGCAGGGTTTTAGGCTTTTAAGCAAATGAGTCTTCTGAGTGAAAACTGTTCTAGTATTTGTGCATTCATTCTTTATCTAATCAAAAAGGCACCCTTCCTTTGCCATTGCCAATTGTTACTTGTCATGTTACATCACAGCAAAATGTCCGGTAAGTGCACAAAATAGCCACAAGAGGACATGGTTAGTCTCTAAGAATGAAAGAAATAAGAGAGAAACCAGGAAAAacactgttattttacatactGACCTGCTCTTAACATGATACGCACTATATTCATTAAGACTGGCTGAAAAAGTAGCCACACAACCAGGATGGCAGCATTCTATTTGAACTGCTGTCTCTGTACTAAGCTGTGGCCATGAAAGAGTTAAGGATGGAGTGATGTGCGCTGCAGGGTGGTGGATAAGATATCAAATACTTTCTCCACAACAAGAGCACAGCATGACTTAGATGTTTCTCTGAGAGAACCTCAGAGACAGCAGAGATAAAGAAGGTGAGTGGACTTATTTGACATATTAATCTAGGACCAGTCCCAGTGATGCACACTGATGATTGTCAATGACAGGCGAATGTCACTTGAAGcgtatttctgtttctttaaatcTTCATTCAAAATTTTCAAgatttatactttatagttttaGTATATTCTGTTTGAGATGTGGTAACTGGTAACTAATTTATGTTTACACAAACTTATTCAATAGTGCAACAAAAAAGTACACAGCTACACTTAGTGAAAATGTATCTGACAAGTATTAGAAAATAGCTGCAAGGGAGGCTGCTTTGCTTTCATGGGTGAATGGCTGCACttcctttgtttttatctttgctaTTCTCCAGGCCCTGGCTGCTGAGAAAGATGAGAAGAGGCGACACGCCTCTTTTAAAGCAGCAGTCAACGCCTTGCTTGGGAAAGAGTGAGCTTCTTTCTTCCCCTCTCTCATCACTATCTCCCtgtaatgtggtaaatggcttTCTCTTGTGCTGCTGACCTCTTTCTCAGATATGACTTTGACAAAGAGCCAACTTGGGGGCTTGGCCAATAACAGCAGTGAGGTGTCTGAGAAAAGTCCAGAAAGACAAGATAAAGAGAGCAGAATATAGCGAGCTGGGTCTGAGATAGGGCTATGAGCGGTCCAGTAATGGCCATATAGAGCCACCTATGAGGTTTACAGACAGGGAAGtgggaaaagaaagaataatGATCTTTATCCTTCAAAGCAACCATTAAGATGATACATGGACAATTCaaaatttccacattacagTGCATTTAAGCAGTCCCACAAACACAAGTTTACTTACACCCACATTAGCTCAGTTCAGAGTGGGTACCATTAAGATTCCCCCACATAAGTGTCTAATAATGCTTTTTGCAGACCGACACTGTGAAACTGTTTCTTAGCCATCATATTTGATGTTTCCTACACCAGCTACTTTGAAGTTTTTCTGTAATGCAAAAGAATGTAATTTTCTTCTGTGCTACTGTGATGCAGAGTGGAAGGTTTCTCTGTACAAACCAAACAACATTCTTACTATTAGGGATTGCAGTGGTGGGGTATTAACGAGCAGGTACCTTGATATAACTTTTTTCTCCAATATCTAGCAGATAATATTGAGTCAGTATCTTGGTTTTAAAGGTTCTGTTCCCTAAATATGAAAACAGCAATAGTATAAAGGGAATAAACACAAAATTGTGCTTACAGCCACATCTGTTGGGAAAGATCTAACAATGACTAAGTAGGACCTCTGTGGAAAAATCAACTATGCAGAGATGCAGTATGTCTGGTATCTTTTGACTCTCTGCCATTCTGTGGTTATACCTTAGGGAATCTGATGGCACATACATAAATGGACAGAAACTGCATGGAATATATATGATTGTTTTCATGAATTCATATTCAACAAATGTCTTAATTCTGGGGAAATCAGGGGGAAGTGATGCATTCTAAAATTTGTCACAGCACCTGATCACTCTAGCTACTTGGTTATTTGACTACAGTGCAGTGACAGAGAGTATAGACAAATTTTATCTTTCCATCACACAAGTCTAAGTGGTAATCTGAGAGTGTAAAGAAGCCTAATGCCTTATGAGAGCAATTAGTTACTAGGAGAGTGACTTTTGCTACAACACCGCAGCAGGAATATGTATTTTCAAAAGTGCTGTGACGAAATCAGGGACAGAAACCAGATAAAACACTGTGCCAATAAGCAAGACAACAGAGAGAAGTGTGATAAATCAGCAAAGACTTGGATTGTTCTCAAACTACTCCAGAAAACTATCACAGCATCTTGTGAATCTGGTGATTTACTCACTGAACAGAACAACTGTGACCTGGCTGCTATGATACAGAAGTAGAGAAGAGTCTCTTTACTCCTCTCCCCCTCTATGTGTGCACACCATAAAGTATAGAGGTGAGTGTCAGAGtgctgtgtgtttgagtgtctCGGAGAGTGGCAGAGCAGCAGGCTGTATCTGTTCTGACGGTGGC
This genomic interval from Acanthochromis polyacanthus isolate Apoly-LR-REF ecotype Palm Island chromosome 2, KAUST_Apoly_ChrSc, whole genome shotgun sequence contains the following:
- the adma gene encoding adrenomedullin a isoform X1; this encodes MKLVFQPFLYCCLLATVAHCVELEVNPELRKRLSIWLGSRLRRDLDSVSLEQTAESEQYVRPEDIRDTLLPHSSSTDIKVRTKRSSRTSANQSRRQGCSLGTCTVHDLVHRLHQINVTFKAETAPVDKISPQGYGRRRRSLPVRRATLRLEQGRLRPVWSTSDSQVHKLEALLKRT
- the adma gene encoding adrenomedullin a isoform X2, with amino-acid sequence MKLVFQPFLYCCLLATVAHCVELEVNPELRKRLSIWLGSRLRRDLDSVSLEQTAESEQYVRPEDIRDTLLPHSSTDIKVRTKRSSRTSANQSRRQGCSLGTCTVHDLVHRLHQINVTFKAETAPVDKISPQGYGRRRRSLPVRRATLRLEQGRLRPVWSTSDSQVHKLEALLKRT